A DNA window from Caulobacter mirabilis contains the following coding sequences:
- a CDS encoding TonB-dependent receptor, whose product MRFSKVLRASASAVVLSSLAAGVAYAQDQGESATVDAIIVTATKREQSLQDVPVVVTAVSGQLMQDAGVKDIKDLTILTPGLTVTSTSNETVTTARIRGVGTVGDNPGLESSVGVVIDGVYRPRNGVSFGDLGELERVEVLKGPQGTLFGKNTSAGVINIITKEPEFTFGGSAELTAGNYGAIGGSVSVTGPIVEDKMAGRLFFAKRQRDGYLDVVTGPGPRTQNDDVNQDFWTLRGQLLITPTDDITLKVIGDYTKRDESCCLGTQLYVGQAAASRANMINAVRPGSIDTTNTPFDRKAYANRNTTQAIEDKGLSVEANWDITPDVTMTSVTALRQWRAETAQDSDFTAADIAYRPDDGSNFVEFKQFSQEIRFAGTTERLDWLVGAFYANEELNSRSVLKYGSDYYAYFDGRVLGGAPMILGLAPGTIHQAGSGSDDRYAQKDKTFALFTDNTWAFTDALKLTVGLRYTNSDKELVTKYNTTGASCRQGELGLGTLVTYFVNAGMAPAAAQAQAIKVVGGLCLNSQNADFDNINGGNPFKQSTSEEEVTGTVKLSYKINDDIMTYASYARGYKGGGFNLDRSSIACPPGGRPTKTAAGVACTNGTPLLDFQANPNTSFAPEFADSYELGIKTKWFNNSLLLNGTIFYQEYTDFQLNTFVGTAFIVETIPEVTSKGVDADFVWFTPVQGLSMQGGVTYAKTEYGKFTALDLQDPSRFASLYRLPGAQMSFAPEWSGSVAATYERDIGDSLLFRGNVSAKYTSKYNTGSDLHPAKEQGAFTLVNARVSIGAQDDRWAVELWSNNLFDEDYLQVGFNGPFQVDEANDSVSVYNAFLGAPRTYGVTLRSKF is encoded by the coding sequence ATGCGTTTCTCCAAAGTGCTTCGCGCGTCGGCGTCCGCCGTCGTGCTCTCCTCGCTGGCCGCCGGCGTCGCCTACGCCCAGGACCAGGGCGAGAGCGCGACCGTCGACGCCATCATCGTCACCGCCACCAAGCGTGAGCAGAGCCTGCAGGACGTGCCCGTCGTGGTCACGGCGGTCAGCGGCCAACTGATGCAGGACGCCGGCGTCAAGGACATCAAGGATCTGACGATCCTCACCCCCGGCCTCACCGTCACCTCGACCTCCAACGAAACCGTCACCACCGCCCGCATCCGCGGCGTCGGCACCGTCGGCGACAACCCCGGCCTGGAATCCTCGGTCGGCGTCGTGATCGACGGAGTCTACCGCCCCCGCAACGGCGTCAGCTTCGGCGACCTGGGCGAACTTGAGCGGGTCGAAGTGCTGAAAGGTCCGCAGGGCACCCTGTTCGGCAAGAACACCTCGGCCGGCGTCATCAACATCATCACCAAGGAGCCGGAGTTCACCTTCGGCGGCTCCGCCGAACTGACCGCCGGCAACTACGGCGCCATCGGCGGCTCGGTCTCGGTGACCGGCCCGATCGTCGAAGACAAGATGGCCGGCCGCCTGTTCTTCGCCAAGCGCCAGCGCGACGGCTACCTGGACGTGGTGACCGGCCCCGGCCCGCGCACCCAGAACGACGACGTCAACCAGGACTTCTGGACCCTCCGCGGCCAGCTGCTCATCACCCCGACCGACGACATCACCCTGAAGGTCATCGGCGACTACACCAAGCGTGACGAGTCCTGCTGCCTCGGCACCCAGCTCTACGTCGGTCAGGCGGCCGCCTCGCGCGCCAACATGATCAACGCGGTGCGTCCGGGCTCGATCGACACGACGAACACGCCGTTCGACCGCAAGGCCTACGCCAACCGCAACACCACCCAGGCCATCGAGGACAAGGGCCTGTCGGTGGAAGCCAACTGGGACATCACGCCCGACGTGACGATGACCTCGGTCACCGCGCTGCGTCAGTGGCGCGCCGAGACCGCCCAGGACTCCGACTTCACCGCCGCCGACATCGCTTACCGGCCGGACGACGGCAGCAACTTCGTCGAGTTCAAGCAGTTCTCGCAGGAAATCCGGTTCGCCGGCACGACCGAGCGCCTGGACTGGCTGGTCGGCGCCTTCTACGCCAATGAAGAGCTGAACAGCCGTTCGGTCCTGAAGTACGGCTCCGACTACTACGCCTACTTCGACGGCCGGGTGCTCGGCGGCGCGCCGATGATCCTCGGCCTGGCCCCCGGCACGATCCACCAGGCCGGCTCGGGCTCGGACGACCGCTATGCGCAGAAGGACAAGACCTTCGCGCTGTTCACCGACAACACCTGGGCGTTCACCGACGCCCTGAAGCTGACGGTCGGCCTGCGCTACACCAACAGCGACAAGGAACTGGTCACCAAGTACAACACCACCGGCGCCTCCTGCCGCCAGGGCGAACTCGGCCTGGGCACGCTGGTCACCTACTTCGTGAACGCCGGCATGGCCCCGGCGGCGGCGCAGGCCCAGGCGATCAAGGTCGTCGGCGGCCTCTGCCTGAACAGCCAGAACGCCGACTTCGACAACATCAACGGCGGCAATCCGTTCAAGCAGAGCACGTCGGAAGAGGAGGTCACCGGCACGGTCAAGCTGTCGTACAAGATCAACGACGACATCATGACCTATGCGTCCTACGCGCGGGGCTACAAGGGCGGCGGCTTCAACCTGGACCGCTCGTCGATCGCCTGCCCTCCGGGCGGCCGTCCGACGAAGACCGCGGCCGGCGTGGCCTGCACCAACGGCACCCCGCTGCTCGACTTCCAGGCCAACCCGAACACCAGCTTCGCGCCGGAGTTCGCGGACTCCTACGAGCTGGGCATCAAGACGAAGTGGTTCAACAACAGCCTGCTGCTGAACGGTACGATCTTCTATCAGGAGTATACCGACTTCCAGCTGAACACCTTCGTGGGCACGGCCTTCATCGTCGAGACCATCCCCGAGGTGACGTCCAAGGGCGTCGACGCCGACTTCGTCTGGTTCACCCCGGTGCAGGGTCTGTCGATGCAGGGCGGCGTGACCTACGCCAAGACCGAGTACGGCAAGTTCACCGCCCTGGACCTGCAGGACCCGTCGCGCTTCGCCAGCCTGTACCGCCTGCCCGGCGCGCAGATGTCGTTCGCGCCGGAATGGTCGGGTTCGGTCGCGGCCACCTACGAGCGTGACATCGGCGACAGCCTGCTGTTCCGCGGCAACGTCTCGGCCAAGTACACTTCCAAGTACAACACCGGCTCGGACCTGCACCCGGCCAAGGAGCAAGGCGCCTTCACCCTGGTGAACGCCCGCGTCTCTATCGGCGCGCAGGACGACCGCTGGGCGGTCGAGCTGTGGTCGAACAACCTGTTCGACGAGGACTACCTGCAGGTCGGCTTCAACGGCCCGTTCCAGGTCGACGAAGCGAACGACAGCGTCAGCGTCTACAACGCCTTCCTGGGCGCCCCGCGCACCTACGGCGTGACCCTGCGCAGCAAGTTCTAA
- a CDS encoding helix-turn-helix domain-containing protein produces the protein MSHTVDTLPLRQGLARGWTPRHRHAGGYAAIVLRGGYLEAGDAGRRRVSAGEAILHDRFSAHANSIDGQDVQVLNLPLPGDLVSPAHFVKIGDIDALARAAETSLQDAVDLVLADLKPLPPPAADWPDLLAEALRSPSPVVLGDWARNHGLAPATVSRGFRQAFGVSPVRYQLEARGLAAWRALAGGQPLAALAADLGFADQAHMTRIVSALTGRSPGAWRRSNPFKIEAAAFA, from the coding sequence ATGAGCCACACCGTCGACACCCTGCCGCTCCGACAAGGACTGGCCCGCGGCTGGACGCCCCGGCACCGCCACGCGGGGGGCTATGCGGCGATCGTGCTGCGCGGCGGCTATCTCGAGGCGGGCGACGCCGGGCGACGCCGGGTCTCTGCCGGGGAGGCTATCCTCCACGACCGCTTCTCGGCCCACGCCAACAGCATCGACGGCCAGGACGTTCAGGTCCTGAACCTGCCGCTGCCCGGCGACCTCGTCTCGCCGGCGCATTTCGTGAAGATCGGCGACATCGACGCCCTCGCCCGGGCAGCCGAAACCAGTCTGCAGGACGCCGTCGATCTTGTGCTGGCCGACCTGAAACCCCTCCCTCCGCCCGCCGCGGACTGGCCGGACCTTCTGGCCGAAGCGCTGCGTTCGCCCTCGCCCGTCGTCCTGGGCGACTGGGCCCGCAACCACGGCCTGGCCCCGGCCACCGTCTCGCGCGGCTTCCGGCAGGCGTTCGGCGTCTCGCCCGTCCGCTATCAGCTCGAGGCGCGCGGCCTGGCCGCCTGGCGAGCCCTGGCGGGGGGACAGCCGCTGGCCGCCCTCGCCGCCGACCTGGGCTTCGCCGACCAGGCCCACATGACCCGGATCGTCTCCGCCCTGACCGGCCGCTCTCCCGGCGCCTGGCGCAGGTCAAATCCGTTCAAGATCGAGGCCGCCGCCTTCGCCTAG
- a CDS encoding alpha/beta hydrolase: protein MMMDPHFRALLDAANAIEMPPLSTLPPAVLREGYRAQRVGVDAGAPTDLDVRELEVTGGGGPLKARLYTPKGAPAVGPGLVYFHGGGFVIGDLDTHDGFLRRLAAASSVKVLSVDYRLAPEHPFPAAHDDGLAATKWAFDHAAEIGFDPTRISVGGCSAGGNLSACVALELKDDAARKLAFQLLLYPATAMAQDTQSRRDLAEGHLLTAEVMAWFGDHFAAAGHPQQRRAEPVHADVSSVAPALVVTAGFDPLKDEGKAYAAAINAAGGQAEHLEYGGFVHDFYTLAPFCPGVPAAIDETAAKLRAALA from the coding sequence ATGATGATGGATCCCCATTTCCGCGCCCTGCTCGATGCGGCCAACGCCATCGAGATGCCGCCGCTCAGCACCCTGCCGCCGGCGGTGCTGCGCGAGGGCTATCGCGCCCAGCGTGTCGGCGTCGATGCGGGCGCGCCGACCGACCTGGACGTCCGCGAGCTGGAGGTCACGGGCGGCGGCGGTCCGCTGAAGGCCCGGCTGTACACGCCCAAGGGCGCGCCGGCCGTCGGCCCGGGCCTGGTCTACTTCCACGGCGGCGGCTTCGTGATCGGCGATCTGGACACCCATGACGGCTTCCTGCGCCGCCTGGCCGCCGCTTCGAGCGTGAAGGTGCTGTCGGTCGACTATCGTCTGGCGCCCGAGCACCCGTTCCCCGCCGCGCATGACGACGGCCTGGCGGCGACCAAATGGGCCTTCGATCATGCCGCCGAGATCGGCTTCGATCCGACGCGCATCTCGGTGGGCGGCTGCTCCGCGGGCGGCAATCTGTCGGCCTGCGTGGCGCTGGAGCTGAAGGATGACGCGGCGCGGAAACTGGCCTTCCAGCTGCTGCTCTATCCCGCCACGGCCATGGCCCAGGACACCCAGTCCCGCCGCGACCTGGCCGAGGGGCATCTGCTGACCGCCGAGGTGATGGCCTGGTTCGGCGACCATTTCGCCGCCGCCGGCCATCCGCAGCAGCGCCGCGCCGAGCCGGTGCATGCCGACGTCTCCAGCGTCGCGCCGGCGCTGGTGGTGACCGCGGGATTCGACCCGCTGAAGGACGAGGGCAAGGCCTACGCCGCGGCGATCAACGCCGCCGGCGGCCAAGCCGAGCACCTTGAGTACGGCGGCTTCGTCCACGACTTCTACACCCTGGCGCCGTTCTGCCCGGGCGTGCCCGCGGCGATCGACGAGACCGCCGCGAAGCTGAGGGCGGCGCTGGCCTAG
- a CDS encoding AMP-binding protein produces MTPPDGAASAAMPSAKPAFKPLPMKGPDVSVERRADGSFVIRSNHAPGQGPRSIAHLLKDKAAAHPDRPWMKQREPGHGPWRQVTYGQALRAAEGLAQALLDRGLTPADSVMVLSANSIEHALVTLGCYTAGVPVAPISPAYSLISTDHAKLKHCAAVVRPKVVFAQSGAMFERAFATLREQNPDLVFVTADGAGEGAIAFADLAGTQPGDAVEAARETLGHATVAKYLFTSGSTGMPKGVPQTFGMMAGVIAGQDGLRAEEPDPDLIPESLEWMPWSHISAGNIGFNAVLWGGGTVYLDEGKPIPGMFETTIKNLYEVSPIVFGSAPVAFGMLVEAMEADPVLRRTFFKNMRYMGYGGATLSDDVNERIQKLAIEETGHRIPLTTMYGATETQGITVTHWATERVGLVGLPLPGITLKLVPNGSKLEVRVKGPTVTSGYHNDPEKTAAAFDEEGFYKLGDAAKFVDENDPAQGLVFDGRVTEDFKLDSGTWVSVGTLRPDLVAACSPYVMDAVIAGQDKPFIGALFWPSMAGMQALAQDEGPGTPFEKLAAILKERLAAFNATAGGSSRRVGRFTVMTEPPSIDAGEITDKGYVNQRATLERRDGLVQAIYAGDASAGVVAV; encoded by the coding sequence ATGACCCCGCCCGACGGTGCGGCTTCTGCCGCGATGCCTTCCGCGAAACCCGCCTTCAAGCCGTTGCCGATGAAGGGGCCGGACGTCAGCGTCGAGCGCCGCGCCGACGGGTCCTTCGTGATCCGCTCGAACCATGCTCCTGGCCAGGGGCCGCGCTCCATCGCCCATCTGCTGAAGGACAAGGCCGCCGCCCATCCCGATCGACCCTGGATGAAGCAGCGCGAACCCGGCCACGGACCCTGGCGGCAGGTGACCTACGGCCAGGCCCTGCGGGCGGCCGAGGGGCTCGCCCAGGCGCTGCTGGACCGCGGCCTGACGCCTGCCGACAGCGTGATGGTGCTGTCCGCCAACTCCATCGAGCACGCCCTCGTCACCCTGGGCTGCTACACGGCCGGCGTGCCCGTCGCGCCGATCAGCCCGGCCTACAGCCTGATCTCCACCGACCACGCCAAGCTGAAGCACTGCGCGGCGGTGGTCCGGCCCAAGGTGGTCTTCGCCCAGTCCGGCGCGATGTTCGAGCGCGCCTTCGCGACCCTGCGCGAGCAGAACCCCGACCTGGTCTTCGTCACCGCCGACGGCGCCGGCGAGGGCGCGATCGCCTTTGCCGACCTGGCCGGGACCCAGCCGGGCGACGCCGTCGAGGCTGCGCGCGAGACGCTGGGTCATGCGACGGTCGCCAAATACCTGTTCACCTCCGGCTCGACCGGCATGCCCAAGGGCGTGCCCCAGACCTTCGGCATGATGGCCGGGGTCATCGCCGGCCAGGACGGCCTGCGCGCCGAGGAGCCCGATCCGGACCTCATTCCCGAGAGCCTGGAGTGGATGCCCTGGAGCCACATCTCCGCGGGCAACATCGGCTTCAACGCCGTGCTCTGGGGCGGCGGGACGGTCTATCTCGATGAAGGCAAGCCGATCCCCGGCATGTTCGAGACCACGATCAAGAACCTCTACGAGGTCTCGCCGATCGTGTTCGGCTCCGCGCCGGTGGCCTTCGGCATGCTGGTCGAGGCGATGGAGGCCGACCCGGTCCTGCGGCGGACGTTCTTCAAGAACATGCGCTACATGGGCTACGGCGGCGCGACGCTGTCGGACGACGTCAACGAGCGGATTCAGAAGCTGGCGATCGAGGAGACCGGCCATCGCATCCCGCTGACCACCATGTACGGCGCGACCGAGACCCAGGGCATCACCGTGACCCACTGGGCGACCGAGCGGGTCGGCCTGGTCGGCCTGCCCCTGCCGGGCATCACCCTGAAGCTGGTCCCGAATGGTTCGAAGCTGGAGGTCCGGGTGAAGGGGCCGACGGTCACCTCCGGCTACCACAACGACCCGGAGAAGACGGCCGCCGCCTTCGACGAGGAGGGCTTCTACAAGCTGGGCGACGCCGCCAAGTTCGTCGACGAGAACGACCCGGCCCAGGGTCTGGTCTTCGACGGCCGGGTGACCGAGGACTTCAAGCTCGACAGCGGCACCTGGGTCAGCGTCGGCACCCTGCGGCCGGACCTGGTCGCCGCCTGCAGCCCCTATGTCATGGACGCCGTGATCGCCGGCCAGGACAAGCCGTTCATCGGCGCGCTGTTCTGGCCCTCGATGGCCGGCATGCAGGCGCTGGCCCAGGACGAAGGGCCGGGCACGCCGTTCGAGAAGCTGGCCGCGATCCTGAAGGAGCGGCTGGCGGCGTTCAACGCCACGGCCGGGGGGTCTTCGCGTCGCGTGGGTCGTTTCACGGTCATGACCGAGCCGCCGTCGATCGATGCGGGCGAGATCACCGACAAGGGTTATGTGAACCAGCGCGCGACCCTCGAGCGCCGGGACGGTCTGGTGCAGGCGATTTATGCCGGCGACGCCTCCGCCGGCGTGGTGGCGGTCTAG